A genomic region of Halopelagius longus contains the following coding sequences:
- a CDS encoding deoxyhypusine synthase, translating into MSDDDHEYQPPNREEFAENPIGHARVEAGMTVGELAAEYGKAGIGAANVNRAVDTYAEMLARDDVTNFFGLAGAMVPTGMRQIVVDLIRDGHIDALVTTGANLTHDAIEAVGGKHHHGRAEPHDPHPSNEDAEPTGETTRDHDEHLRDEEVDRIYNVYLPQEYFALFEGHLRENVFPNVERTVSIQEFTAELGRANLERNREEGIEEDAGVAAAAYENDVPIYCPAIQDSVLGIQAWIYSQTSEFTLDALKDMTHLSDLAFEAEKAGAMVVGGGVPKNYVLQTMLTIPDAYDYAVQLTMDPDHTGGLSGATLDEARSWGKLEKSAKNVTVVGDATVTLPLVAAGARERAEELEF; encoded by the coding sequence ATGAGCGACGACGACCACGAGTACCAGCCACCGAACCGCGAGGAGTTCGCGGAGAACCCCATCGGTCACGCCCGCGTCGAGGCGGGGATGACCGTCGGCGAACTCGCCGCGGAGTACGGCAAGGCGGGCATCGGAGCGGCGAACGTCAACCGCGCCGTCGACACGTACGCCGAGATGCTGGCCCGCGACGACGTGACGAACTTCTTCGGCCTCGCGGGCGCGATGGTGCCGACGGGGATGCGCCAGATAGTCGTGGACCTCATCCGCGACGGCCACATCGACGCCCTCGTGACGACGGGCGCGAACCTCACCCACGACGCCATCGAGGCCGTCGGCGGCAAGCACCACCACGGCCGCGCGGAACCGCACGACCCCCACCCTTCCAACGAGGACGCCGAACCGACGGGCGAGACGACGCGAGACCACGACGAACACCTCCGCGACGAGGAGGTAGACCGCATCTACAACGTCTACCTGCCGCAGGAGTACTTCGCGCTGTTCGAGGGGCACCTCCGCGAGAACGTCTTCCCGAACGTCGAACGCACGGTGTCGATTCAGGAGTTCACCGCCGAACTCGGGCGGGCGAACCTCGAACGCAATCGGGAGGAGGGAATCGAGGAGGACGCCGGCGTCGCCGCCGCGGCCTACGAGAACGACGTGCCCATCTACTGCCCGGCGATTCAGGACTCCGTGCTGGGGATTCAGGCGTGGATATACTCTCAAACGTCGGAGTTCACGCTCGACGCCCTGAAGGACATGACGCACCTCTCGGATCTCGCGTTCGAGGCGGAGAAGGCGGGCGCGATGGTCGTCGGCGGGGGCGTCCCCAAGAACTACGTCCTCCAGACGATGCTGACCATCCCCGACGCCTACGACTACGCCGTCCAACTCACGATGGACCCCGACCACACCGGCGGCCTCTCCGGCGCGACGCTGGACGAGGCCCGGTCGTGGGGGAAACTGGAGAAGTCCGCGAAGAACGTCACCGTCGTCGGCGACGCGACGGTCACGCTCCCGTTGGTCGCCGCCGGCGCGCGCGAACGCGCCGAGGAACTGGAGTTCTGA
- a CDS encoding Nif3-like dinuclear metal center hexameric protein, with translation MDLSDVVARYDEELNTEEFADVDASANGLQVGPAEGSVERVAFAVDAAEATIEAAVEADADLLVTHHGLVWGGLDRVTGRAYERIEPLVENDLALYVSHLPLDGHQTHGNAAGVADHLGLEAREPFGSLGPVEIGQAGRASNSYTVEGLRDELDALDNDGNPTRVFDFGPEEVTDVAIVTGSGVDWLDEAVEAGADAFVTGEGKQKVYHEAKEAGINVFLAGHYATETFGVRSLAALADEWGLETTYVDHPTGL, from the coding sequence ATGGACCTCTCGGACGTCGTTGCCCGCTACGACGAGGAACTGAACACAGAGGAGTTCGCGGACGTGGACGCAAGCGCCAACGGACTGCAGGTCGGCCCCGCGGAGGGGTCGGTCGAGCGCGTCGCCTTCGCCGTGGACGCCGCCGAGGCGACCATCGAGGCGGCCGTCGAGGCGGACGCGGATCTCCTCGTGACGCACCACGGCCTCGTCTGGGGCGGCCTCGACCGGGTGACCGGCCGCGCGTACGAGCGAATCGAACCGCTGGTCGAGAACGACCTCGCCCTCTACGTCTCACATCTGCCCCTCGACGGCCACCAGACGCACGGCAACGCCGCGGGGGTCGCAGACCACCTCGGACTCGAAGCGCGAGAGCCGTTCGGGTCGCTCGGGCCGGTCGAAATCGGACAGGCGGGTCGAGCGTCGAACTCGTACACGGTCGAGGGACTCCGCGACGAACTCGACGCCCTCGATAACGACGGAAATCCGACGCGGGTGTTCGACTTCGGCCCCGAGGAGGTGACCGACGTGGCGATAGTCACCGGGTCGGGCGTCGATTGGTTGGACGAGGCCGTCGAAGCGGGCGCGGACGCGTTCGTCACCGGCGAGGGGAAACAGAAGGTGTACCACGAGGCCAAGGAGGCCGGAATCAACGTCTTCCTCGCGGGCCACTACGCGACGGAGACGTTCGGCGTCCGGAGCCTCGCCGCCCTCGCGGACGAGTGGGGACTGGAGACGACGTACGTCGACCACCCGACCGGTCTCTGA
- the speB gene encoding agmatinase: protein MFPGATASRDDAAYVVVGAPLDISTSFRPGARFGPERIRRFARTFDDYDRRTDLRFSDLGVHDEGDVHPWDDAEAYVEWVSGTLTDVVWDDAVPLLLGGEHTVTTAGVDAVEPDVFVCLDAHLDLRREYDGNEWSHATLTRRVLDELGAEEAVIVGARTGSEAEWDRAEDDDVTVVPPEEAASWEPGDRFDGRSVYLSVDIDAADPAFAPGTGTPEPFGLEPREMRDIVRAVAPHAGGFDVVEVNDRDDGQAASLSGKLLREFVFSHAAARSER from the coding sequence ATGTTCCCCGGGGCGACCGCATCGCGTGACGACGCCGCGTACGTCGTCGTGGGCGCCCCGCTGGATATCTCGACGTCGTTTCGCCCGGGGGCCCGATTCGGCCCCGAGAGAATCCGGCGGTTCGCCCGGACGTTCGACGACTACGACCGGCGAACCGACCTGCGCTTTTCCGACCTCGGAGTACACGACGAGGGCGACGTCCACCCGTGGGACGACGCCGAGGCGTACGTCGAGTGGGTGAGCGGCACGCTCACGGACGTGGTGTGGGACGACGCCGTCCCCCTCCTTCTCGGCGGCGAGCACACCGTCACCACGGCGGGCGTCGACGCCGTCGAACCGGACGTGTTCGTCTGCCTCGACGCGCACCTCGACCTCAGACGCGAGTACGACGGCAACGAGTGGAGTCACGCCACGCTCACGCGCCGCGTCCTCGACGAACTCGGCGCGGAGGAGGCGGTGATCGTCGGCGCTCGAACCGGGTCGGAAGCGGAGTGGGACCGCGCCGAAGACGACGACGTGACCGTCGTTCCGCCGGAGGAGGCGGCCTCGTGGGAACCCGGCGACCGGTTCGACGGCCGGTCGGTCTACCTGAGCGTCGATATCGACGCCGCGGACCCCGCGTTCGCGCCGGGAACGGGGACGCCCGAACCGTTCGGCCTCGAACCCCGCGAGATGCGCGATATCGTCCGCGCCGTCGCCCCGCACGCCGGCGGCTTCGACGTCGTGGAGGTCAACGACAGAGACGACGGACAGGCGGCGTCGCTCTCGGGGAAACTACTCCGCGAGTTCGTCTTCTCGCACGCCGCCGCGCGGTCGGAGCGGTAG
- a CDS encoding translation initiation factor IF-5A produces the protein MAKEQKQVRELQEGSYVMMDDSPCKINAYSTAKPGKHGSAKARIEGKGVFDNRKRSLSQPVDAKVWVPIIERKQGQVVSVTDDDAQIMDLETYETFTMRIPEDEELSPEDEIEYLEYEGQRKIV, from the coding sequence ATGGCGAAAGAGCAGAAGCAGGTCCGCGAACTGCAGGAAGGAAGTTACGTGATGATGGACGACTCCCCCTGTAAGATAAACGCCTACAGCACCGCAAAGCCCGGGAAGCACGGCAGCGCGAAGGCCCGCATCGAGGGCAAGGGCGTCTTCGACAACCGGAAGCGGTCGCTCTCCCAACCGGTCGACGCGAAGGTGTGGGTCCCCATCATCGAGCGGAAGCAGGGACAGGTCGTCTCCGTCACCGACGACGACGCTCAGATTATGGACCTCGAGACGTACGAGACGTTCACGATGCGCATCCCCGAGGACGAGGAGCTCTCGCCCGAAGACGAGATTGAGTACCTCGAGTACGAGGGACAGCGGAAGATCGTATAA
- a CDS encoding DUF5518 domain-containing protein, producing the protein MTRWRAVLAGFALAACSEALVFALTGRVTLVGGLAGSAVAGYVVGPESSDGAWHGLLSSLAWGTLLIPGLVVLAVTGDGTLPFPYEYLAPFFTTPGAASTGILLSVTLPNAVAGTFGSFVRRHREDRFDGGGPTTDARVTTDGGTEGNVGWLGSDPNEET; encoded by the coding sequence ATGACTCGCTGGCGGGCCGTGCTAGCCGGGTTCGCGCTAGCGGCGTGTAGCGAAGCGCTCGTCTTCGCGCTCACGGGTCGCGTGACGCTCGTGGGGGGACTCGCCGGAAGCGCGGTCGCCGGATACGTCGTCGGCCCCGAATCCTCCGACGGGGCGTGGCACGGCCTCCTCTCCTCTCTGGCGTGGGGGACGCTCCTCATCCCCGGACTCGTCGTCCTCGCGGTGACCGGCGACGGGACGCTCCCGTTCCCCTACGAGTATCTCGCTCCGTTCTTCACCACGCCCGGCGCGGCGTCGACCGGAATCCTCCTCTCCGTGACGCTTCCGAACGCCGTCGCGGGGACGTTCGGCAGTTTCGTCCGCCGGCACCGCGAGGACCGGTTCGACGGCGGCGGCCCGACGACGGACGCCCGCGTGACGACCGACGGCGGAACGGAGGGTAACGTCGGGTGGTTGGGGTCGGACCCGAACGAGGAGACGTGA
- a CDS encoding ABC1 kinase family protein gives MVTLVNIRAYWRFLVVVYQFSPLIVAYARDRRRFFLFGGSRSVSPDMRVRRAGILLDSLLTLGPTFIKLGQLLSTRPDILPPEYIEVLSSLQDDVPPAPWEESSQVLEAELGPVSEAFDEFDPDPISGASLGQVYTAEYEGDPVAVKVRRPGIEKLVEADLRVVRWSLPVVRRFIGEGRAFSLENLADEFAKTIRQEMDYGRERRILEQIRSNFEGDDAIRIPAPVPERSGPRVLTMEYLPGTKINDVAALDEMGLDRTQLATTLQRVYLQMIIDDGVFHADPHPGNLAVDDEGRIIFYDFGMSGEVEPFIQDKIVDFYVSIANQDIDGILDALIEMGTLSPEADRQVMGDVMELAIADARGEDIEQYRVQQIIEQVESTIYEFPLRLPRNLALVLRVATVVEGVCVTLDSDFDFIAVATAYLREEGYYEETARELAKDAGRQVQRTSQALFTVPPKLDRTLDRLERENLSVNIRVEDKNGVFDRLARRIAYSILLAVGALSTSILYAFDQTSVLPAAVAALLTIPVAVLLYRSFRSKRGVRATPQFTRQNLRERREE, from the coding sequence GTGGTGACGCTGGTCAACATCCGCGCGTACTGGCGGTTCCTCGTCGTCGTCTACCAGTTCTCCCCGCTGATAGTCGCCTACGCGAGAGACCGCCGTCGGTTCTTCCTGTTCGGCGGGTCCCGGAGCGTCAGCCCCGACATGCGGGTGCGTCGGGCGGGGATTCTGCTCGACTCGCTTCTGACGCTCGGGCCGACGTTCATCAAACTCGGCCAACTGCTCTCGACGCGCCCGGACATCCTCCCGCCGGAGTACATCGAGGTGCTGTCGAGCCTTCAGGACGACGTGCCGCCGGCCCCGTGGGAGGAGTCGAGTCAGGTCTTGGAGGCGGAACTCGGCCCCGTCTCGGAGGCGTTCGACGAGTTCGACCCCGACCCGATAAGCGGCGCGAGTCTCGGGCAGGTGTACACCGCGGAGTACGAGGGCGACCCCGTGGCGGTGAAGGTTCGCCGCCCCGGCATCGAGAAACTCGTGGAGGCGGACCTCCGGGTCGTCCGGTGGTCGCTCCCGGTCGTCAGGCGCTTCATCGGGGAGGGTCGGGCGTTCTCCCTCGAAAATCTCGCCGACGAGTTCGCAAAGACCATCAGACAGGAGATGGACTACGGCCGCGAACGGCGCATCCTCGAACAGATTCGGTCGAACTTCGAGGGCGACGACGCCATCCGCATCCCCGCGCCCGTCCCGGAACGCTCCGGACCGCGCGTCCTCACGATGGAGTACCTCCCGGGGACGAAGATAAACGACGTGGCGGCCCTCGACGAGATGGGTCTCGACCGGACGCAACTGGCGACGACGCTCCAACGCGTCTACCTGCAGATGATAATCGACGACGGCGTCTTCCACGCCGACCCCCACCCCGGGAATCTGGCGGTGGACGACGAGGGGCGCATCATCTTCTACGACTTCGGCATGTCCGGAGAGGTCGAACCGTTCATCCAAGACAAGATAGTGGATTTCTACGTCTCCATCGCCAATCAGGACATCGACGGCATCTTGGACGCCCTCATCGAGATGGGGACGCTCTCGCCGGAGGCCGACCGGCAGGTGATGGGCGACGTGATGGAACTCGCCATCGCCGACGCCCGCGGCGAGGACATCGAGCAGTACCGCGTCCAACAGATAATCGAGCAGGTGGAATCGACCATCTACGAGTTCCCCCTGCGCCTGCCGCGCAATCTCGCCTTGGTCCTCCGCGTCGCCACCGTCGTCGAGGGCGTCTGCGTCACGTTGGACTCCGACTTCGACTTCATCGCGGTGGCGACGGCGTACCTCCGCGAGGAGGGGTACTACGAGGAGACGGCCAGAGAACTCGCCAAAGACGCGGGCAGGCAAGTCCAACGAACCTCGCAAGCGCTGTTTACCGTCCCGCCGAAACTCGACCGGACGCTGGACCGACTCGAACGGGAGAACCTCAGCGTCAACATCCGCGTCGAGGACAAAAACGGCGTCTTCGACCGACTCGCGCGCCGCATCGCCTACAGCATCCTCCTCGCCGTCGGCGCGCTCTCGACGTCGATTCTGTACGCGTTCGACCAGACGAGCGTCCTCCCCGCCGCCGTCGCCGCCCTGCTCACGATTCCCGTCGCCGTCCTCCTGTACCGGTCGTTCCGGTCGAAGCGGGGGGTTCGCGCGACGCCGCAGTTCACCCGCCAGAACCTCCGCGAACGCCGCGAGGAGTGA
- a CDS encoding Hsp20/alpha crystallin family protein, giving the protein MSALRDALQELPDAVFADLLESEDAYLIVLDLPGVTAETADIGVDSGRLTIEARREKRLPAEFQYVREDRSLFLDAELPLPPDATGAGADAEMERGVLTIRLPKRTAAPERSIPITTDEDGA; this is encoded by the coding sequence ATGTCTGCACTGCGGGACGCGCTTCAGGAACTCCCCGACGCGGTGTTCGCCGACCTGCTAGAGTCCGAAGACGCGTACCTGATCGTGTTGGACCTCCCCGGCGTCACGGCCGAGACGGCCGACATCGGCGTCGATAGCGGCCGTCTCACCATCGAGGCTCGGCGGGAGAAGCGCCTGCCGGCGGAGTTCCAGTACGTCCGCGAGGACCGGTCGCTGTTCCTCGACGCCGAACTCCCCCTCCCGCCGGACGCCACCGGCGCGGGGGCGGACGCGGAGATGGAACGCGGCGTCCTCACGATTCGCCTCCCCAAGCGCACCGCCGCGCCCGAACGGAGCATCCCGATCACCACAGACGAGGACGGAGCCTGA
- a CDS encoding molybdopterin molybdotransferase MoeA encodes MDAADSDSDDPGADRRAAGFKDRTRVAAARETLLSAATPHERTERLPLGPADGRAVAEPVTSPRPVPGYDRAAMDGWAVRARDTFGASGRSPEILRVGAEDADTGGEVAPGEAVRVHTGSELPPGADAVVMIEETEAVGGELEVFDAVTESENVGPVGEDVSEGQHLFDAGHRLRPSDLGLLKSVGVDEVSVYERPTVGVIPTGEELVQEDPGPGEIVETNGLTVTRLVDRWGGVPTYRNVVTDEEAALRAAIQRDLTKDIVVTTGGSSVGERDLVPEVVDELGEVLVHGVALKPGHPVALGVVEETPVVMLPGYPVACIVNAVQFLRPLVKRVGHLPDSPFPTVEARLERKIPSEPGVRTFARVRLDSDDGERVATPTRASGSGVLSSVALADGWVVVPEDREGYAEGETVAVEDWEWSA; translated from the coding sequence ATGGACGCAGCGGACTCCGATTCCGACGACCCCGGCGCGGACCGACGCGCCGCCGGGTTCAAAGACCGGACGCGGGTCGCCGCCGCCAGAGAGACGCTTCTCTCGGCGGCGACGCCCCACGAACGGACGGAACGACTCCCCCTCGGTCCCGCCGACGGGCGGGCGGTGGCGGAACCGGTAACGTCGCCGCGGCCCGTCCCCGGGTACGACCGGGCGGCGATGGACGGGTGGGCGGTCCGCGCGCGGGATACGTTCGGCGCGTCGGGTCGGTCGCCCGAGATTCTCCGCGTCGGGGCCGAAGACGCGGACACCGGCGGGGAGGTCGCCCCCGGCGAGGCCGTCAGGGTCCACACCGGGAGCGAACTCCCGCCGGGTGCGGACGCCGTCGTGATGATAGAGGAGACGGAGGCGGTCGGGGGCGAACTCGAAGTGTTCGACGCCGTCACCGAGAGCGAGAACGTCGGCCCGGTCGGCGAGGACGTTTCGGAGGGGCAACACCTGTTCGACGCGGGTCACAGGCTCCGGCCCTCGGACCTCGGCCTCCTCAAATCGGTCGGCGTCGACGAGGTGTCCGTCTACGAACGGCCGACCGTCGGCGTGATTCCGACGGGCGAGGAACTCGTTCAGGAGGACCCCGGCCCCGGCGAGATAGTCGAGACGAACGGGTTGACGGTCACCCGACTGGTGGACCGGTGGGGCGGCGTCCCCACCTACCGGAACGTCGTCACCGACGAGGAGGCGGCCCTCCGGGCGGCGATTCAACGCGACCTGACGAAGGATATCGTCGTCACCACCGGCGGGTCGTCCGTCGGCGAACGCGACTTGGTGCCCGAAGTCGTCGACGAACTCGGCGAGGTACTCGTCCACGGCGTCGCCCTCAAACCCGGCCACCCGGTCGCCCTCGGCGTCGTCGAGGAGACGCCCGTCGTGATGCTCCCGGGCTACCCCGTCGCCTGCATCGTCAACGCCGTGCAGTTCCTCAGGCCCCTCGTGAAGCGCGTCGGCCACCTGCCCGACTCGCCGTTCCCGACGGTCGAAGCCCGCCTGGAACGCAAGATTCCGAGCGAACCCGGCGTCAGAACGTTCGCGCGCGTCCGCCTCGATTCGGACGACGGAGAACGGGTTGCTACCCCCACTCGCGCGTCTGGGTCGGGCGTCCTCTCCTCGGTCGCCCTCGCCGACGGGTGGGTCGTCGTCCCCGAGGACCGCGAGGGGTACGCCGAGGGCGAGACGGTCGCCGTCGAAGACTGGGAGTGGTCGGCGTGA
- a CDS encoding molybdopterin biosynthesis protein, producing the protein MVGVSERKEFRDLAPPEEAHEAIASLDLEPDPETVPLAEARGRVLAERIDAELDVPGFDRASMDGYAVRGRDTFGADEADPVTLDLAGSVHAGSEPDVTVGEGEAAEISTGAVMPPGADAVVVVERTEERDGQVVVRKAVAPGDSVMLAGADVAAGARALGPGTRITPREIGLLSALGIDEVPVRGRPVVGIVSTGDELVRPGEELRSEAGQIYDVNSYTTAAAVEEAGGEARLYPHAGDDYEEMERILVEAAEECDLVLSSGSTSASAVDVIYRVIEERGELLLHGVAVKPGKPMLVGRVGDSAYVGLPGYPVSALTIFQTFVAPAVRRAAGLPEPRTATVEGSMAVRERYGEGRLRLMPVGLVEDETGETLVYPVDKGSGATTSLVEADGVVEVHPDTEYLAEGESVEVRLFSPDVREPTMFGVGEDDPALSRLLDRLERPRYLAVGSRDGRRRLRGGVPDAAVVAGPSDREVEAAELGEWTREWGLVVPPGNPDDVTGLADLADEDLRFVNRDTNSGLRASLDEAVAELATDRETTSTELTDAIDGYELGTKAYESPARAVVDGKADAGLGLRQTAESLDLGFVPVGTETVRVRVNPDRAEKAGVRELERAVRDADDVFDSLAGYDRA; encoded by the coding sequence GTGGTCGGCGTGAGTGAACGCAAGGAGTTCCGTGACCTCGCACCGCCGGAGGAGGCCCACGAGGCCATCGCCTCGTTGGACCTCGAACCCGACCCGGAGACGGTCCCCCTCGCGGAGGCCCGCGGGAGAGTCCTCGCGGAGCGAATCGACGCCGAGTTGGACGTGCCGGGGTTCGACCGCGCGAGCATGGACGGGTACGCCGTCCGCGGCCGGGACACCTTCGGCGCGGACGAGGCCGACCCCGTGACGTTGGACCTCGCGGGGTCGGTCCACGCCGGAAGCGAACCCGACGTGACCGTCGGCGAGGGGGAGGCGGCCGAGATTTCGACCGGCGCGGTGATGCCGCCCGGCGCGGACGCCGTCGTCGTCGTCGAACGCACGGAGGAACGCGACGGACAGGTCGTCGTCCGGAAAGCGGTCGCGCCGGGCGACAGCGTGATGCTCGCGGGCGCGGACGTGGCCGCCGGTGCCCGAGCGTTGGGGCCGGGTACCCGCATCACGCCCCGCGAAATCGGCCTCCTCTCTGCGCTCGGTATCGACGAGGTGCCCGTCCGCGGGCGACCGGTCGTCGGCATCGTCTCCACCGGCGACGAACTCGTCCGTCCGGGCGAGGAGTTGCGGAGCGAAGCGGGGCAAATCTACGACGTGAACAGTTACACCACCGCCGCGGCCGTCGAGGAGGCGGGCGGCGAGGCGCGCCTCTACCCCCACGCCGGCGACGACTACGAGGAGATGGAGCGAATCCTCGTGGAGGCGGCCGAAGAGTGCGACTTGGTACTCTCGTCGGGTTCGACGTCGGCCTCCGCGGTGGACGTCATCTACCGCGTCATCGAGGAACGCGGCGAACTCCTGCTTCACGGCGTCGCGGTCAAACCGGGCAAGCCGATGCTCGTCGGCCGCGTCGGTGACTCGGCGTACGTCGGCCTGCCGGGCTATCCGGTCTCGGCGCTCACCATCTTCCAGACGTTCGTCGCGCCCGCCGTCCGCCGCGCCGCCGGCCTCCCCGAACCCCGAACCGCGACCGTCGAAGGGTCGATGGCCGTCCGCGAACGCTACGGCGAGGGGCGACTCCGCCTGATGCCGGTCGGGTTAGTCGAGGACGAGACGGGCGAGACGCTGGTGTACCCCGTGGACAAAGGAAGCGGCGCGACCACCTCCTTGGTCGAAGCCGACGGCGTGGTGGAGGTCCACCCGGACACGGAGTACCTCGCCGAGGGCGAATCGGTCGAGGTGCGCCTGTTCTCGCCGGACGTACGCGAACCCACGATGTTCGGCGTCGGCGAGGACGACCCCGCCCTCTCGCGTTTGCTGGACAGACTCGAACGGCCCCGGTACCTCGCCGTCGGAAGCCGAGACGGTCGCAGACGCCTCCGCGGCGGCGTGCCCGACGCGGCGGTGGTCGCCGGACCGAGCGACCGCGAGGTGGAGGCGGCCGAACTCGGCGAGTGGACGCGCGAGTGGGGTCTCGTCGTCCCGCCGGGGAACCCCGACGACGTGACCGGCCTCGCCGACCTGGCGGACGAGGACCTGCGGTTCGTCAACCGCGATACGAACTCCGGACTCCGCGCGAGTCTCGACGAGGCGGTGGCCGAGTTGGCGACCGACCGCGAGACGACGAGCACCGAACTGACGGACGCCATCGACGGGTACGAACTCGGCACGAAGGCCTACGAGAGTCCCGCCCGCGCCGTCGTCGACGGGAAAGCCGACGCGGGACTCGGCCTGCGGCAGACGGCCGAGTCGCTCGATTTGGGGTTCGTCCCCGTCGGGACGGAGACGGTTCGCGTCCGGGTGAACCCCGACAGGGCGGAGAAAGCGGGCGTCCGCGAACTCGAACGCGCGGTTCGGGACGCCGACGACGTGTTCGATTCGCTCGCCGGATACGACCGCGCCTGA
- a CDS encoding HAD family hydrolase: MIADAYDFWLFDLDGTVVDVEWSYTRETFDRVGDRLGREFTDREAEILWHGLGGARDPQLREWGLDPEAFWDAFHAVEDPQARAEATFLHDDAAALVADLRSRDVPVGVVTHCQQFLTDPVVDHLDIREWFDTIVCCTADLGWKPDPAPVRHAIERLGLDPDDAGAGVLAGDGASDIGAAWNAGLHGIHVERHPPERRGRCVLADYRVESFADLDGPAVAADGGERTDGF; the protein is encoded by the coding sequence ATGATTGCCGACGCGTACGACTTCTGGCTGTTCGACCTCGACGGGACGGTCGTCGACGTCGAGTGGTCGTACACCCGCGAGACGTTCGACCGGGTCGGCGACCGGTTGGGCCGGGAGTTCACCGACCGCGAGGCCGAAATCCTCTGGCACGGCCTCGGCGGCGCGCGCGACCCGCAACTCCGCGAGTGGGGTCTCGACCCCGAGGCGTTCTGGGACGCCTTCCACGCCGTCGAAGACCCGCAGGCCCGCGCGGAGGCGACGTTCCTCCACGACGACGCCGCGGCATTGGTGGCCGACCTCCGGTCCCGGGACGTGCCGGTCGGGGTGGTGACGCACTGCCAGCAGTTCCTCACGGACCCCGTGGTGGACCACCTCGACATCCGCGAGTGGTTCGACACCATCGTCTGCTGTACGGCCGACCTCGGGTGGAAACCCGACCCCGCGCCCGTCCGCCACGCCATCGAGCGGTTGGGTCTCGACCCCGACGACGCGGGGGCGGGCGTCCTCGCCGGCGACGGCGCGAGCGATATCGGCGCGGCGTGGAACGCCGGCCTCCACGGCATCCACGTCGAACGGCACCCGCCGGAACGACGCGGCCGGTGCGTGTTAGCCGACTACCGCGTCGAGTCGTTCGCCGACCTCGACGGCCCCGCCGTCGCCGCAGACGGCGGCGAACGTACTGACGGGTTCTGA
- the lwrS gene encoding LWR-salt protein: MRAAYVFKVRFGLETLPGVETDPRAFDATVELEADPPGEGDWLFFRDALWRGEVNDERYARELAEEWLSVPVESVSFRELRTDGEYLDALKAEIADNLDLFNSEAVDETLTKYFGSSIHVRP, translated from the coding sequence GTGCGCGCGGCGTACGTCTTCAAGGTGCGGTTCGGCCTCGAAACGCTCCCGGGCGTCGAAACCGACCCGCGAGCGTTCGACGCCACCGTCGAACTCGAGGCGGACCCGCCGGGCGAGGGCGATTGGCTGTTCTTCCGGGACGCGCTTTGGCGCGGCGAGGTCAACGACGAGCGATACGCCCGCGAACTCGCCGAGGAGTGGCTTTCGGTCCCCGTCGAGTCCGTCTCGTTCCGGGAACTGCGGACCGACGGGGAGTACCTCGACGCGTTGAAAGCGGAGATAGCCGACAACCTCGACCTGTTCAACTCCGAGGCGGTAGACGAGACGCTGACGAAGTATTTCGGCAGTTCCATCCACGTCAGGCCCTGA
- a CDS encoding 4a-hydroxytetrahydrobiopterin dehydratase — protein sequence MADLLSDDEIQRKLPKGWDREGDEITKTYEFDDYLKGIEFVTRVGEVAEEEFHHPEIRVGYKEVEVRLTSHEEGGITDQDIRLAGLFDDEV from the coding sequence ATGGCCGACCTGCTCAGCGACGACGAGATTCAGCGAAAGCTCCCGAAGGGGTGGGACCGCGAGGGAGACGAGATAACGAAGACGTACGAGTTCGACGACTACCTGAAGGGAATCGAGTTCGTCACCCGCGTCGGCGAGGTGGCCGAAGAGGAGTTTCACCACCCCGAGATTCGCGTCGGGTACAAGGAGGTCGAAGTCCGCCTGACGAGTCACGAGGAGGGCGGCATCACCGACCAGGACATCCGTCTGGCCGGTCTGTTCGACGACGAGGTGTAG